Proteins from one Xenopus tropicalis strain Nigerian chromosome 1, UCB_Xtro_10.0, whole genome shotgun sequence genomic window:
- the sap30 gene encoding histone deacetylase complex subunit SAP30 codes for MNGYPPEEFRRETAAELGSPTASVSPTIGAAALGPFSGQVCCLREEGERCNRPAGNASFSKRIQKSISQKKVKIDLDKTARHLYICDFHKNLIQSVRNRRKRKGSDDDGGDSPVHDADTPEVDLFQLQVNTLRRYKRHFKLQARPGLNKAQLVEIIGCHFRTLPVNEKDTLTYFICSVKNEKNKLDHKSDGGLH; via the exons ATGAACGGGTACCCGCCCGAGGAGTTCCGCCGGGAGACCGCAGCAGAGCTCGGCTCCCCGACCGCTTCAGTCTCCCCGACAATCGGGGCTGCGGCTCTGGGTCCCTTCAGTGGGCAGGTGTGCTGCCTGCGGGAAGAGGGGGAGCGGTGCAACCGGCCGGCGGGCAATGCCAGCTTCAGCAAGCGCATCCAGAAGAGCATTTCCCAGAAGAAAGTCAAGATAGACTTGGACAAAACA GCAAGGCACCTTTATATTTGTGACTTTCACAAGAACTTAATTCAGAGTGTCAGAAatagaaggaaaaggaaaggcagtGATGATGATGGAGGTGATTCCCCTGTTCATGACGCTGATACTCCTGAG GTCGATTTGTTTCAGTTGCAAGTAAACACACTAAGAAGATATAAGCGACATTTTAAACTTCAAGCAAGACCAGGGCTAAATAAAGCTCAGTTGGTGGAA atAATTGGATGCCATTTCAGGACACTTCCTGTAAATGAAAAGGACACATTAACATATTTTATCTGCTCAGTGAAGAATGAAAAGAACAAATTGGACCACAAGTCTGATGGTGGTCTCCATTAG